The genomic window ACATGGCAAGCAAGCACGAAAAGCTTGGGTATGATTTTGCTACAGTAAGCCTGATAGCGCAGTGTGTGGCAAATATACTGTTTGTAAATTTAATACTGTTTTCAAAGACTTGGTAATATACACCCGGCGGTCTTGCAACAGGCTGTCGGGGATTTTTTATAGGAGGAGAACAATATGCGCACATTAACAGACGAACTTAAAATATACGAACTTTCAACAATATGGAAGGAAGCGGAGTACAACTTTGCATTCTGGGATAAGGTGGATATCAACTGGGACGAGGAGTACAAAAAGGTCCTTCCGAGAGTATTGGCGGCAAAGGATATTTATGTCTATTACAAAGAGCTTATGCGCTTTGTATCTATGCTTTGCGACGGGCACACGGGTGTTACAATGCCTATGGATATAATGCAGGATGCGCAGTATTATTCAATGCTGCCGGTTTTGCTTTTCGGGTTTGACGGTAAGATCGCCGTTATTAACACGACCGAGGAATACAAGGACAGAGTGCCGCTTTACAGCGTGCTTAAAAAGATAAACGGCACCAATGCGGCAGAATACATAAAGGATAACTGCTACCCATACATATGGCACGCAAACGAAGCTGCGTGCAGCTTTTCTGCTTTGAACGAGCTGATGCTTGGCAGAGTTGGCAGCACGCTTGATATGACCTTTGAGCATGAGGGAAGAACGTTTGAAGAAACACTCACAAGAGAAGCCCCCGCACAGATGAAATGGTGCAGCATCGACCAGCCGTTCAAGGACGACATATCAAAGGAGCTTATTGCACAGGGCGGCACTTTCAAAGCAGAGATGCGTGAGGACGGGATAGCTGTTTTGAAATTCACATCATTTGATGATAATAATATGCCAGAAGAGATATACACGCACTTTGACAGGCTAAAGGAAGCAAAGGCTTTTATTATAGATGTAAGAGGAAACATAGGCGGCAACAGCGACAACGCTGACAAGATAGCGGCTATGTTCATAGACTATGACTTTGACAGCTGCGGGGCAGAAGAGCAGATATATGAGCCGGCGCACAAGGCGTGGGGAATTTACAGAGATGACCTTAAAGATATCACACCCGGGGAGCTTGAAGAAAGATACTCTGATGAGGAAAGCATAAAGGATTACAAGATGTGCCGCCACATCTACTACAAGAGAGATATTACAAAGAAAGAGAATCACGCTCCCGGCAGGCTGAAAGCACCGATAGCAGTGCTTATGAACGAATACACCTTCTCGGCCGGTGAGGACTTTATTGATGTTATGAAAGCACACACCGATGCTGTTTTCATAGGTACTAACACCTCTGGCTCATCGGGGCAGCCCTTGCAGATAATGCTTGAAAGCGGCGGTTCTTTCCGCATATGCACAAGAAGATGCTTTGCACAAAACGGTGAAGACATATACAACAAGGGCTTCTCACCTGATATAAAAATAGCACAGACCCTTGAAAGCTACGCCGCCGGGGTTGATAAAGCTATGGAAAAGGCTGTGAACATACTCAAAGAAAAGGTGTGATAATACTCCCCTGCCTGTATGCAAATGCTGCAGGCAGGCTTTTTTGTAACCAAAATATTAACATTTCTTGCTTTTTTGAGTGAAAAGGGTAATTGACCTTGAAATTTGTCTAAGCATATGATATAATAAAATAAGTATAATTATTTTGCCAAAGAGCAAAGTTTAAGGTGATATATATGAAAAACTATGACGTTATTATAGCAGGCTGCGGCGCTGCAGGGCTTTATTCGGCCATAAACTTGCCGAGCAATCTTAAGATACTCGTGCTTTCAAAGAGGGAGCTGACGTTATGCAACTCTGCACTCGCTCAGGGCGGCATCGCAGGTGTTTACAAGAGCCCCGAAGATGACCCCGAGCTGCACAAGCAGGACACATTCGTAGCAGGCGGCTTTGAAAATGACCCTGTTTCGACAGACGTGCTCGTACACGAGGCGGCTATCGACATTGACAGGATAATAAAATTAGGCGTTGACTTTGACAAAAAGCCTGACGGCGACTACCACCGCACTCTTGAAGGCGGCCACGGCAAGCACCGAATATTCCACCACAAGGATTCGACCGGCTTTGAGATAGAGACAAAGCTCCTCGCTTACGTTCAGACACTGCCGAATGTTGAGATATGGGAAAACGCCGTTATGACTGATGTCAAGAAGACAGACACGGGCTTTTCCTTCCACATTCTTAAAGATGAGAAGTTCGTGACGGCAAACAGCCACTTTGCCATTTTTGCAACAGGCGGCATCGGCAGAGTTTACGAATACACCACAAATTCGGCTATCGCCACGGGTGACGGTATAGCACTTGCTTACAAGTTAGGCGCTAAGATCAAGAACCTGAGCTACATTCAGTTCCACCCGACGGCGTTCAACAACCGTGACAAGAGAGAGTGCTTCCTTATCTCTGAGGCTGTAAGAGGTGAAGGCGCTTATCTTAAAAACTGCCACCACGAGCGCTTTATGCACAGGTATGACAAGAGGCTTGAATTAGCCCCCCGTGATGTGGTATCGCACTCTATTATATTCGAGTCAAAGAGAACAGGCTCTGATGAATTCTTCCTTGACATATCTTACAAGGACGCTGACTTTATCAGAAACCGCTTCCCGATGATATACAAAAACCTGCTCGAAGCAGGCTATGACATGACGAAGGATCTTATACCGATATTCCCCTGCCAGCACTACCTTATGGGCGGCATAGATGTTGACACATATGCACGCACTACGGTCGACGGGCTTTATGCCTGCGGCGAATGCTCACACACGGGCGTTCACGGAAACAACAGGCTTGCGAGCAATTCGCTGCTCGAAGCACTTGTATTCTCACGCAGGGCGGCTCACGACATTGCAGAGAAAAACAAGACACACACTCAGGGATTCACAGAGGCTGAGTTTGAGAATGTGACTGATGCTCCGCACATTCCTCACGGGATAAGGACAAAGGTAAGGCACATTATGCAGAGCGCTTACTTTGTTATACCTGATGTTGAAGAAGTATTCAAGGGCTACAGAGACATATGCGAGCTTAAGGAGAGCCTTGACAACGGCCACTACAAGGTTGACCGTGATTATGTTGAAGCGTGCTCACTTTGCACCTGTGCTTACATTATCCTTTCAGACTGCATGAAGATCATAACCGAGAATGCAGAGCTTACCACAAGCGAGGGCGAGGATATGTATTCTGAAGACCAGGAGCTCTCTATGAAAAAGGAAGAGACTGACTATTTATTCTGACAACAAGGAGATTTGATATGGCACTTATGCAGTTTCAGATAGATGAACTTATAAAGACCGCACTAAACGAGGATATCAACTACGTTGATGTGACGACAGACTATCTTGTTGATGCTGACAAGGTATCGACTGCAAGATATGTTGCAAAGGCTGACGGCGTGCTGTGCGGAATTGACATTGCCGTGAGAGTATTCACGCTGCTTGACCCGACGGCTACGGCTGAGGTTTACATCAGAGACGGCGAGAAGGTGAAGAAGGGCGACATAATCGCACGCATCACCTGCCACACAAGAGAGCTTTTAAAGGGCGAGAGAACAGCGCTCAACATTGTTCAGCATATGTCGGGCATTGCAACCATGACAAGAGAATGTGTTGAACTCGTTGCCGGAACAAAGGCATCTATAGCAGACACAAGAAAGACATTGCCTGGGCTTAGGCAGATACAGAAATACGCTGTCACAGTCGGCGGCGGCAAAAATCACAGATACAATCTCTCTGACTGCGCAATGCTTAAGGACACACATCTTGATGCATACGGCAGCATGAGCGGTGCTGTTAAGGCTCTGCGTGAGAAAATGGGGCATACCGTCAAGATAGAGGTCGAGGTGGCAAACCTTGATGAGCTTGGTGAAGCGCTCTCTTTAGGTGTTGAGATAATAATGCTTGACAATAT from Ruminococcus sp. NK3A76 includes these protein-coding regions:
- a CDS encoding S41 family peptidase: MRTLTDELKIYELSTIWKEAEYNFAFWDKVDINWDEEYKKVLPRVLAAKDIYVYYKELMRFVSMLCDGHTGVTMPMDIMQDAQYYSMLPVLLFGFDGKIAVINTTEEYKDRVPLYSVLKKINGTNAAEYIKDNCYPYIWHANEAACSFSALNELMLGRVGSTLDMTFEHEGRTFEETLTREAPAQMKWCSIDQPFKDDISKELIAQGGTFKAEMREDGIAVLKFTSFDDNNMPEEIYTHFDRLKEAKAFIIDVRGNIGGNSDNADKIAAMFIDYDFDSCGAEEQIYEPAHKAWGIYRDDLKDITPGELEERYSDEESIKDYKMCRHIYYKRDITKKENHAPGRLKAPIAVLMNEYTFSAGEDFIDVMKAHTDAVFIGTNTSGSSGQPLQIMLESGGSFRICTRRCFAQNGEDIYNKGFSPDIKIAQTLESYAAGVDKAMEKAVNILKEKV
- a CDS encoding FAD-binding protein; its protein translation is MKNYDVIIAGCGAAGLYSAINLPSNLKILVLSKRELTLCNSALAQGGIAGVYKSPEDDPELHKQDTFVAGGFENDPVSTDVLVHEAAIDIDRIIKLGVDFDKKPDGDYHRTLEGGHGKHRIFHHKDSTGFEIETKLLAYVQTLPNVEIWENAVMTDVKKTDTGFSFHILKDEKFVTANSHFAIFATGGIGRVYEYTTNSAIATGDGIALAYKLGAKIKNLSYIQFHPTAFNNRDKRECFLISEAVRGEGAYLKNCHHERFMHRYDKRLELAPRDVVSHSIIFESKRTGSDEFFLDISYKDADFIRNRFPMIYKNLLEAGYDMTKDLIPIFPCQHYLMGGIDVDTYARTTVDGLYACGECSHTGVHGNNRLASNSLLEALVFSRRAAHDIAEKNKTHTQGFTEAEFENVTDAPHIPHGIRTKVRHIMQSAYFVIPDVEEVFKGYRDICELKESLDNGHYKVDRDYVEACSLCTCAYIILSDCMKIITENAELTTSEGEDMYSEDQELSMKKEETDYLF
- the nadC gene encoding carboxylating nicotinate-nucleotide diphosphorylase, with the translated sequence MALMQFQIDELIKTALNEDINYVDVTTDYLVDADKVSTARYVAKADGVLCGIDIAVRVFTLLDPTATAEVYIRDGEKVKKGDIIARITCHTRELLKGERTALNIVQHMSGIATMTRECVELVAGTKASIADTRKTLPGLRQIQKYAVTVGGGKNHRYNLSDCAMLKDTHLDAYGSMSGAVKALREKMGHTVKIEVEVANLDELGEALSLGVEIIMLDNMSNEDMAQAVKITNGKALLEASGNVTAETIRGIAETGVDIISLGALTHSVKAFDISMKIDK